One genomic window of Chloroflexaceae bacterium includes the following:
- a CDS encoding pentapeptide repeat-containing protein, producing the protein MDTQGNTSIGDVAGRDIHKISENVFLFVERFVQYQQQGAGSRIPPGKFATVGIPALSAVQPIHEATLNQLDKLVVERKPSQVIHLHGLPGTGKSMLVARLAEKISPDRFNRGILWFDLARATPRDLMVRTLYLLDGTSAGNELQARPDVPLREFFWGRLTESDGRWLIVVDHLFRPQDLLEILPAAPKDAGACRVLSIGQSGILHLPDPWSVKPVLLSRVELHEALEIYRQALGHERANGFEPILKEIVEALDGHLQLIVTSARLLQSGATSPQRYLERLRQHEEQRALHANHLADTLERLVQELSASQQHLFDCIGVLGEGDWSVELLAAVAMRRPGDMLDDLAALVAANVIERRPDPTARSASTETDQERARPGPTDWYRAGGLAREVALRRLKGRGDYHLRAAQTLMARYLLDRAEELAADLRSRPAVAGRPEHKLAPGSEAFISGFRAEMAAEMPHLRQALRWAVEHEDWPLVRRFAALPYTALIQRLTTNSFELTLDLSMGTISEPTVWPLEPDDPPYLSIPALVPSQLWTVHPGARPVSDDDRNARRPATFVSEKAGQPRAECDLNWHLTACHLVDGVFRRTTFTNARWTGVRAPELILIDVDMGSCQMPACDFSNNTWVGVKARNASLRESSLRRALLRDVHLNGASLERVDFSYAVLERVRLTGANLRGANFTGAILKETSLRHADLRDASFQGAEFNGVDWSEALVAPEQLAQLWDAEGCTPELPRRDASGNERGGARDRDAMTAPRVDEGFLKDLIPKAGPGNDPSIEKRDLRGIHIAQLQSFGLRAAGADLRAAALLGPAIRLDSSDFTGAHLNGATLRAARLPKCNFTRANLRAADLQSANLEGAILDHAIVRSARCDGAILTQARLVAADFTGAGLHGSRLERADLQRANLAETDLREADLRGANLAGASLAGADLRQADLSGAVLDEADLRGADLRGATIEEEQLCRATNTGKARLPRDREVYFNNQNYSERLPDLPAFLRFSQWSGIYTGVSFPSKLDLQGAVLDGNFSRVHLDELNLSFARLKGIFSHCTMRNTCLRDARITGILSNVDLQGSDLTGAWLSDASLVVCDLRGAQVTEEQLRQAARLRGAYLPDGELYDGRYDLPGDMQDAISAGLDPEDKAAMREFCQSRERVKAKLFR; encoded by the coding sequence GTGGACACGCAAGGCAACACTTCGATCGGAGACGTGGCCGGACGTGATATCCATAAAATCAGTGAGAATGTGTTCCTGTTTGTCGAGAGATTTGTACAGTATCAGCAACAGGGCGCTGGCTCCCGCATCCCGCCGGGCAAGTTCGCGACCGTCGGCATTCCCGCGCTCTCCGCTGTACAACCAATCCATGAAGCTACCCTTAATCAGCTCGACAAGCTGGTCGTAGAGCGTAAGCCGTCGCAGGTGATTCATCTTCACGGGCTGCCAGGAACAGGCAAGAGCATGCTGGTCGCCCGGCTGGCCGAGAAGATTTCGCCCGACAGATTCAACCGCGGCATTCTCTGGTTTGATCTGGCGAGAGCCACCCCCCGAGACTTAATGGTACGCACCCTTTACCTGCTCGATGGAACCAGCGCGGGAAACGAACTCCAGGCGCGACCAGATGTTCCCTTGCGCGAGTTCTTCTGGGGACGGCTCACAGAGAGCGATGGACGCTGGCTCATTGTCGTCGATCATCTCTTCAGACCGCAAGACCTGCTTGAGATCCTGCCTGCTGCCCCAAAGGATGCGGGCGCCTGCCGCGTCCTGAGCATCGGACAGAGCGGCATACTTCATCTGCCGGATCCCTGGAGCGTTAAACCTGTCCTCCTCAGCCGTGTCGAGCTGCACGAGGCGCTGGAGATCTACCGGCAGGCCCTCGGCCACGAGCGCGCCAATGGCTTCGAGCCCATCCTGAAGGAGATTGTCGAGGCCCTCGACGGGCATCTGCAACTGATCGTGACCAGCGCCCGTCTCCTCCAGAGCGGGGCGACCTCGCCGCAGCGTTACCTGGAGCGGCTGCGCCAGCACGAGGAGCAGCGCGCCCTGCACGCCAATCATCTTGCCGACACCCTCGAACGGCTGGTGCAGGAACTGAGCGCGTCCCAACAGCACCTCTTTGACTGCATCGGCGTGCTCGGCGAGGGCGACTGGAGCGTTGAGCTTCTGGCCGCGGTGGCGATGCGGCGTCCCGGCGATATGCTCGACGATCTGGCGGCCCTCGTCGCCGCCAACGTCATTGAGCGCCGGCCGGACCCCACGGCCCGATCTGCCAGTACCGAGACCGACCAGGAGCGCGCCCGCCCCGGGCCGACGGACTGGTATCGAGCAGGGGGGCTCGCGCGGGAGGTGGCGCTCCGGCGCCTCAAGGGCAGGGGGGACTACCACCTGCGGGCCGCGCAAACGCTAATGGCGCGCTATCTGCTCGATCGCGCCGAAGAACTGGCCGCCGATCTGCGCTCCCGTCCGGCAGTGGCGGGCCGCCCGGAGCATAAACTGGCGCCAGGGAGCGAGGCGTTCATCAGCGGCTTTCGGGCAGAAATGGCCGCCGAGATGCCGCACCTGCGCCAGGCCCTGCGCTGGGCCGTGGAGCACGAAGACTGGCCGCTCGTCCGGCGCTTCGCCGCGCTGCCCTACACGGCGCTCATCCAGCGCCTCACGACCAATAGCTTCGAACTGACGCTGGACCTCAGTATGGGGACCATCAGCGAACCCACGGTCTGGCCGCTAGAGCCAGATGATCCACCCTACCTGAGCATTCCAGCCCTGGTTCCCTCCCAACTCTGGACCGTGCATCCCGGCGCGCGGCCGGTATCGGACGACGACAGGAACGCCCGGCGCCCCGCTACCTTTGTTTCGGAAAAAGCCGGCCAGCCACGGGCAGAATGCGACCTGAACTGGCATCTGACCGCCTGCCACCTGGTTGATGGGGTCTTTCGCCGGACCACCTTCACCAACGCGCGCTGGACCGGCGTGCGCGCCCCTGAGTTGATATTGATCGACGTGGATATGGGGAGCTGCCAGATGCCGGCGTGTGATTTCAGCAACAACACCTGGGTAGGCGTAAAGGCGCGCAACGCCTCCCTCCGGGAAAGCTCCCTGCGTAGAGCGCTGCTCAGAGACGTGCACCTGAACGGGGCAAGCCTGGAGAGGGTTGATTTCTCCTACGCGGTGCTGGAGCGGGTGCGTCTCACCGGGGCCAATCTGCGCGGGGCAAACTTCACGGGCGCAATCCTGAAGGAAACATCTCTTCGCCACGCCGATCTGCGTGATGCGTCGTTTCAAGGCGCCGAATTCAACGGAGTTGATTGGAGCGAAGCGCTGGTCGCACCCGAACAGTTGGCTCAACTCTGGGACGCGGAGGGCTGTACGCCGGAGCTTCCCCGGCGAGACGCTTCCGGCAACGAGAGGGGTGGCGCACGAGATCGGGACGCTATGACCGCGCCCCGCGTTGATGAAGGCTTTCTGAAAGATCTTATTCCGAAAGCTGGTCCCGGCAACGACCCGTCGATTGAAAAACGCGACCTGCGCGGTATACACATAGCACAGTTGCAATCCTTTGGTTTACGCGCCGCCGGCGCGGACCTGCGCGCAGCCGCGCTGTTGGGGCCCGCGATCCGCCTTGACAGCAGCGACTTCACCGGCGCGCATCTGAACGGGGCCACGCTCCGCGCAGCCCGGCTTCCGAAGTGCAACTTTACCCGCGCTAACCTGCGCGCCGCAGACCTGCAGAGCGCCAACCTTGAAGGGGCCATACTGGATCACGCCATTGTCCGCTCGGCCCGTTGCGATGGCGCCATCCTGACGCAGGCGCGTCTTGTTGCAGCCGATTTCACCGGCGCCGGCCTGCACGGGAGCCGCCTGGAACGCGCCGATCTCCAGAGGGCCAACCTCGCCGAGACCGACCTGCGCGAAGCTGACCTTCGCGGCGCAAACCTGGCGGGCGCCAGTCTCGCCGGCGCCGATCTGCGGCAGGCCGATCTCAGTGGCGCAGTGCTGGACGAAGCGGACCTGCGCGGCGCCGATCTCCGCGGGGCAACCATCGAGGAGGAGCAACTTTGCCGTGCCACGAATACCGGCAAAGCGCGTCTTCCGCGTGATCGCGAGGTGTACTTCAATAATCAAAACTATTCCGAGCGCCTGCCGGATCTGCCGGCCTTCCTCCGCTTCTCACAGTGGAGCGGCATCTACACCGGAGTAAGCTTCCCCAGCAAGCTCGATCTCCAGGGGGCCGTGCTTGACGGAAACTTTTCGAGGGTACACCTGGACGAGCTTAACCTCAGTTTCGCCCGGTTAAAGGGGATCTTCAGCCATTGCA